A section of the Glandiceps talaboti chromosome 8, keGlaTala1.1, whole genome shotgun sequence genome encodes:
- the LOC144439145 gene encoding 1-phosphatidylinositol phosphodiesterase-like produces the protein MGDTKSKLHYDPNWMSRIPDGRSLANLSIPGTHNTMTFEGSGGPIARCQSTNWTLCKQLEAGIRFLDIRCRHFSNCLTIHHGQAFQNAHFEDVLHDVIKFLSKHSSEVIIMRVKEEHEHVSNSRSMKSSLEFNVCNYGGKWFYRSPRTNNPPKIGDVRGKIVILDDFDGSSDFICYSSLKIEDHYHVSTILPSSIDAKFDYVKAHLQKARHGRTSTLYLTFSSGTGLGAYPDAVAGRINPKLMQYLRRYPGRNRWGMIAMDFPAAEIVEAIIKSNY, from the coding sequence ATGGGCGATACTAAAAGTAAATTACATTACGACCCGAATTGGATGTCTCGAATTCCAGATGGCAGGTCATTGGCAAACCTCTCCATTCCTGGTACACATAATACCATGACTTTCGAAGGGTCTGGTGGGCCAATTGCTAGATGTCAGTCCACAAATTGGACATTGTGTAAGCAGCTGGAGGCTGGTATTCGTTTCCTGGATATACGCTGTAGACATTTCAGCAATTGTTTGACGATTCACCACGGACAGGCTTTCCAGAACGCACACTTTGAAGACGTTCTTCATGACGTGATCAAATTTCTCAGCAAACATTCGTCAGAAGTCATAATCATGCGGGTGAAGGAGGAACATGAACACGTTAGTAATAGCCGTAGCATGAAGAGTTCATTAGAGTTCAATGTTTGTAATTACGGTGGAAAATGGTTCTATAGATCCCCGCGCACCAATAATCCCCCCAAAATCGGTGACGTCCGTGGGAAAATTGTTATTCTTGATGATTTTGATGGATCAAGTGATTTCATTTGCTACTCATCGCTCAAGATAGAAGACCATTATCATGTCTCAACTATACTACCGTCCAGTATTGATGCCAAATTCGACTATGTGAAAGCTCACTTGCAGAAGGCAAGACATGGTCGAACCTCAACCTTGTACCTTACCTTTTCGAGTGGTACAGGTTTAGGTGCTTATCCAGATGCAGTCGCTGGTAGAATCAACCCAAAGCTGATGCAATATTTGAGACGGTATCCAGGCAGAAATAGATGGGGAATGATAGCCATGGATTTTCCAGCAGCCGAAATCGTAGAAGCAATTATCAAATCTAATTACTAA